The Solanum pennellii chromosome 4, SPENNV200 genomic interval GGTTCTTTATGTTGGAGATCACATTTACGGTGATATCTTACGCAGCAAAAAGGTTTTGGGTATGCATTCGCCACTACATACACTCCTTCTTGCTTTATTCTTTGTTGCTTATTTAAAACTCCACATACTGGTAGTGAGTTCTAAAGACTGCTGCTGCACACCTTTTATAGTTCATCATATTAGGTATAAGCAACTGATACCTCCAGTATGTTTCAGCCATAAAAGAACAATTTGTGATAAGTGATACTTTTATGCttcaaatcttataaaattaataataagcaTTTACATTATTTGTTGCAACTAGATCACGAAAGCTGTTGACTAGCTATTTAATTTAAGCGTTAATAATGAAGTTCAAAGaatattttgagattttcaAGAACCGATATTTACATGGATGGAAAGAAAATTAATGTCCTCTACTTCTCTCCAGTTTTCCATAATCTCGACTATAATAATATCCAACCCGTTGTATATCCTTCATAcctcttttatttgttttcctttgcttcttttttttaaaagtttgaattctAGACTTAGGATCTTGTGATGTTTGAGCAGGTTGGAGAACAATGCTTGTTGTTCCAGAACTTGAGAGAGAGGTTGAACTTCTCTGGCAACTAAAGGATACTCGCAAGGTATATTAGCATATCCTTCAGCTGATTCTCTGTATTCCATTAGGTTTTCTTGTACTTCTCGATACATGAGAACATAATCAAAAAGAACAATTAATTTGGCTTTGCAAATGGAGAAATTTGATGTGCTTGTGTCTATCTGATGTGTGAAATAAGGGTCGGATCATTGAAGTGCTTGTCAACTTTGTGTAGGAAGTGTACAATTGATGTCTAATGTCTTTACCTAGTAAACCAGTATTCTGGATGGACCATTTTCATGTccaaataaaattgagaaagaaatttGTCAATGTTCCTAAGATGTAATAGCAATTAACATAATAACTTTGGGCTTCAAAAATTGATGTACACAAACCTCTATCACCTGGAACTCATTTATGTTGTGCTTTACAGCCATCAACATTCTAAAATTACATCATATTTTTGTGAAGTAGACAAATTATGTAGCTTTGGAGTAGCTCCCAGTTTGGCCAGCTCACTTGCAACTGTTAAGAGATAGACCTTAGACCTAACTCGACCCTTAAATCTAACTTTGGGGATTGTCTAAGATATAAAAAGAGACAATAATCCTTCCCTCAACCAATGTGGGACATTTTAACACACCCTTCGGACGTCCAGGACGGAACATGCTGAGAGTAGACAATATAACATGGGGAACCCAATATTGGGAAATAAATCCAGGGATGAGTCTGACTTGTTGTACCTTATAAATAACAGACCttgggcctaactcaacccaataGTTATCACATAAGGTGAGGATTGTCCAAGGCCATATGAGGAGGTAACAACCAGCTCCAACAACATTGAACACTTCAACAACAGTTTTCTGTGTACACTCCCCACCCTCCCCATACTCCACTTGTAAGAATATACCGACTATCTTCTTGTTgtaggtcttttgatatattttttaattgaaatattgCGGTGAAGTAATTGTGTTTctcatttaagaaaataacCTCTCTCCCATATTCCGAACTTATATgcagaaatattttttcttttatggtcTTGTGAGCTAAGAAATGGAGCGAAAAAACTTATCTGAATTTATAGCATTTTACTTTAAATCCTAGAAGTCTGTTTTATGTTCAGCTGTGGTAATGGCTAGCGGTAGTGTAATAATTGCAATTTTACATGTTTGCAGCAACTTCAGTTATTGAGAATTCAGCGTGATCACATTGAAGATGAAATACACCATCTTAAGTGGTCTCTCAAGTAATAATTCTCtccatttcattttttaatgtaGAACTCATATGTGCATGAGTTATATTTCGGTGTGCATTTTATCTGTGCAACTGTTTCATGTTGAGTCCCTTCTGCAAAGGAAGTACTAGGATAAAagaattaaggaaaataaagaaacaaaatcaaGTTTGCTGGAGAATTCATACAGCCGACTTCAGCTTATTTAAGATTGAGGTTTAGTTGATTCAGTGATTGGTTGAAGGTGGGTTGGAGGATGAGAAAGAATTAGAGCCTTTATTTATGAGTATAGACTTTCAGCCTTTTTGGGACTTTATATATGTCAGTGTGGAGTAGTCTTGTCAGCGAGCAGTTACAAATTTCCTTCAAGTGGAGAAATTATTGAACATTTTATTGTGCATCTTAAACAAAGATATTCGTTGTTCGTCGAACCATAGAGACAGTGAATACTCGTACATtatgttaatataatttttccatCATCTGAATTTGGCTGAAGGTAAAACTTTTGTCGTTGTCGATCATTTCATGAGCTGTCATTATGCTTCAGGTCTGGAGAAACTGATGATGCCAGCAAGGAGATGTTTTCGGAGCTTGACAAGCTGCAGGTTGGTTATTTCAAGATAGTATCAGTAGGAAGATAGTTTTCAACATTACAAGAGAAACAATTTTATATCTGGTCATTCTCTACATTGATACTTGTTACCTGTAGAATCAAATGTACTTGATCGCATTGAAGTGAATAGGTAATGACTTCTGTTATGGGGTTCAACTAATCTGGTGTTTCGATGGTGTCATTTTGTAGTCCAAAGGTGAGGAGGTCAGGCTCAGTCATCAGCAGGCACAACGAGAATGTCACCAAAAGGTACGAGTGTTAAAGAGAGAATTTCCTCTAAATGTGGGATTATTTCTTTAGGGAACAGTTCATCCTTTTTCAGGAACAAGCTTTAGTGAAAgctatttaaaaataacatgcaTGTATAATACACAATTATACTTCCTTTAAACTTTGTAAAGTCAAAATCCGTAACTTTATTCCCTTGGTTATATTTGACACTAACATGGTGCAGTATTAATAAATCGATCTGGATTTTCAACAAGAGAAGTAGTGCACTTTTTTCATTCTGATGAACTCATTAAACATTTCAGTTCCACAAGGTCTGGGGACAACTAATGAAGACTGGTTATCAGAATTCTCGTTTTGCACATCAGGTACGATTGAATAATTGCAAAGTATATATCCTGCTCTTTGTGAGTGTGATCTTTACTTGTTGATTCACAGGTGGAGAGATTTGCTTGCCTTTATACCAGTCAAGTCACAAACTTGAGCCTGTATTCCCCCGATAAGTACTATAGGCCTAGTGAGGATTTTATGCCTCATGAATTTGGTATCCTCTCTATTTGAGGGGTTCTTGTAATCCAGGGGCCAAAGGCAGTGCATTTTGAAGAAGAGCTTTGCTCATTCTAATTTACATTCTGAGTTACCAACATGGAAAATCTTTATGTTTTGTGGTATAATAACTTAAATTGTATCATATTTGTTTGTGCTGTCTCATATATGCACTTATCTGATTGTGAATTTGAATTCTATAAAACAACTAGAATGGTCAAAAGTTCTGAAATTTAGCTCACTGATGATATGACCCTTGATATAGGGGAGGGTATGGAGGTTGAGTATTTACCTTTCCATTCCCCGAATATTATTTGTGTTTTCATATAGATTTCTATTTCTATCCGTTGATTCTTTACCCTCACTTATGAAAGACTTTCTTTTATACGAGACGTTATACCTCTATAACGAGCTTACCCAAAAGGGTGATTCTATTgaatcttcttcttcaccataAGCATATAATGTCAAATGGCAATGATGTTacatgttattgttattacagGCTGGAAAATTCTCTATTTCTAATAATCACTTATATTTTTGGCCCAAAATAGACTTGGATGTGAACTTTTCAATTTTGCTAAAAAAGATATTCATCTTTTGCATCACACATCTACTGAGGAATCACATCCTTCGACTATAAGCAAAAGGATGAGGCAAATTCTATTCTACTTCATTGGACAGTTCCCTCAAAGGTAAGATGATCACTTAGGGATCTTGACATAATAGTTGATCAGATTTACtgtttattttttctaactGATATGATATACGAAGATTATCATTGATTATTCATGGaacttttttcttaataatCATAGCAATTTTCAATAAAGAACTTTTTTCgcacacataattttcatataCAGAAAATAATCAAAGATAGGTACTTTCCTTCTTTTGCaattataacaaaaaagaaacacTACCTTATTTTTCATGCAATAACAATATTAGCCTTTGAGTTGGGAAGAATATAGAGAAAGACAAgagaatttcaaattttggacCATAGAAGAGCACAGAAAAGGTAAGGTTTCAAATTGCATGCAAAAAGGGACCATTGGAAAATAACTTAAGACACACTCCAACGGATCTAGAGTCTCGTTAATGAATTTATATGATCGAATTAAGAAATTCAGTAAAGATATAGATATTTAGATATATAATTAACTACGAATCtacttatttttgtatattgacTTGAGATCAATACTGTTGAAATCGATAAACTTcgaaaatgtgttttttttttcatcaaatatttttgacaaagaAGTAGGAGAAATAACCATAGAAGTCTTTTATCTCATAGTACCACAAAAGACTCAAAGGATTATAAGGAATCCAATTATCAGTAGCATGAGGTATcttgaagtatatatatatatcaacttttaaaaaaggtTCCCAAGAAAGTTGCAAAGTTGAAATTCTATGAAAATGCTCATAGAATTTATCATGAGCATCTTCATCATAATTTGGGACAGTGACCTAAGAAATTTGAAAAGCCAAAATCCCAAAATGAACTTAAGAAAAGTCCCATTATATTGAAGGATTTTAGTATGGTTATTGGAACTTTGTCCTCCTCGAAATAGTGGCAAAATCTGCGTACACCATACCCTCTTCAGACTCAGTTTTTGAGACTATATCGTATTGTTATTATAGTTATAAAGTCTACGAATACGTACATTATACCTTCTTCGGACTCGGCTTTTGAGACTATGCATGAAATTAACTCAAACATCTATTGGACATTTGGTCAAATATGTTGCAATTTTTGCTTGTGGTACTACCtcttttttgtaaaaatgacagccaattaattaagttgaaaaaaaatatctatggttttatttcaaagtatatAAAACAAGAATCCCTACTTCAAGttgcaaaattatttttggtgaGCCAAtgagaaaagaaaggaaaagaagaatatttgtGATTTTAAAGAATTGTGAGAAGGACATAACAagtatacataaatatgaaaagtattacTGGATATCAACGTGGATGATAAGGATTCCATTCCAACTGTGCATGAGTTCGAGATCATGAAACCTGATTAAATTTGGATTCACGTTTGAAATTTTacgttaaaaataaaatattttatatatataacatgaAATGAGTTAAGGTGCGGAGAAATTGTCCAGACACtacaatcattaaaaaattgataataaaagcaacttcaaaatatttattaatccaCCGTAACCCTAGTTGGTATTGgcatattatttttaacatttagCCTATAATATCATCTTGTCTTGATTCAATCGGTCTCCaacaatttttattctttttctgtctctttttatagttatatataaatctttttaatatcgagttataattttaaaaattagacaaATTATTTGTTAAAACGAATAAATATGATCGgatgataatataaaaaatttgttcaAGATAAGTGTTATTACTAATagtctttttaatttatataaataaaacaattagaAGACAAAGATTGAAAACGGACGAGACTGATTATGATGctaaatgataataattataaatataataaaagaatgtACAAGGGTTATATAATATAGTACTATTGGttaaaaattttgagtttgagaCTTTATTAGAACAAACGATTTTTATATTAGGGTAAGCTTCATTGGTCCTGGTGACATTATTACCCTAACATAAATCAGTAAGTTTTTAACATCGAATGATTAATACAAAAGTTTATTTTTGCAAGACGAAGATTATCAAGGACTAGTTGGAGAACCAAAACAAATGTATCGTCCATGGTACGAACCCATCCCActttaattaaaagtttgagatttaactttaaaaaaattaatgaggaACATTTTATTTAGTAGACTTACTCGATATGATTCTGAATATACTTTTAGTAGACCTACTCGACATAAATTTGAATTAGCTGGACTGAAcgtaaacaaacaaaaaatatacagCTATATggaattttgtttaaaataagcaataagaaagtgaaaaaaatgCACACCTTATCAcgtttaaaatttttaacaaaaaaggaaaaaaagcaaaagctatttttcatatatttgtcatCAAAAGGCGgatttagaaatttaattacaaattcacgtaaaacaaatatattttatccaaaTTAAGAATATACATTAGAAATCTACTAAATATATAACTGTAAACTCAATTATTATCATAATATTAACATGAGAACAATTTTTCaaacaatattaattataatatcaaaattttcaaaataattttaaaacatgaaaaacataaaaaatcaaaaaatcatattcaaCCACTTTTCAGCCGCAGGAAATTAATTTTACCATTTGCTTTTCAACACATTGAAAAGTGTACACTTATATTTTACGTTACAACTAAGAAATGCCATGAATTACTTGAATGTAGCTATaagtttgaaataatatttttataaaaaaaaaaaacattaattatggggttagtacaactTTTCTTGGATTAAGGAAACTTTGTCTAGGTTATCAGTATTTTCAGCTAATAACCATAATTATGTCTCAATTTCAAGTAAATTTAGATCGTTGTTTTTGTCTATACAATAATTATATCTCAGTTTTAAGTAAATTTAGATGGTTATCGTCGTTTATACAAATCATTATGTCTCAATTTCAACATGGCTAAAATGTTTTCCCAAAGTAATTAagtgtatttgtatatatgtatttttatattcatatctttatttagatttaaacgtcttaatcttaataaaaacaaataaagcttgaatttgtatttctttaatattgCTCTCTAGCTTTTCCAAAAGGAAAGTGCTAAATGACCAGAAATTTTGGCCAGAATTTTAtcagaaattataatttttttttttaaaaaaaataaacgaatcttttttaaaatttttagttaaGAAGTACTTAAGTTAAAAGGATGAAAATATTTAACAGATAAAATATCATTCTGGCCaaaaagatttttcctttctaaAATACTATACAATGTATTGGTCGTCGAATCCTTTATGAAAGTAATGCATTTTTCTAGAATATGATACAAATATTACgataacatttttgaaaaaatcgaACGACTGATAAATCTACACATTTCCATGTCTAATTAGCTAATTAATTACTACTAGTTGAAAATAAAACCATATTGGATTTACAAAATTTCTTCTGGTTTTTAAATCATTAACAACATATcaaactcaaaaataatttaattttttttttgaagaaaaagagtATTTTCTTCACCGGCCCACCATATTCTGTCTcctatatgattttttttttgctatataaatagaacaaatatgttaaaacttttttatcACACCAAAACCTTCtctacattttcttttattattacatacattttattttatttttgcaaataTGGCCACAAATTCAACGTGGAGTCATCATCAAAACAAGTTATTTGAGAATGCATTGGCCATTTACGACACCGATACACCGGATCGGTGGCGTAAATTAGCCAATGCAGTTGGTGGAAAAACAGAAGAAGAAGTGAAAAATCACTATGAAAAACTTGTTGAAGATATTAAACGTATCGAGTCTGGAAATATTCCATTACCTAATTATAATGGTGGTCGTAATAATAAAGGCTACAATTTCATGGATGAAGAACAAAGGTAAACTAAATTATAACAATAGTCGatgtattttaaacatgttgtATCAGATAATCTGACTTATTAATTTCGATTTTATAAACGATTACTTATATTTATCTTATATATCATAATTACAATTTATGACAcgttcattatattttttttgacaggCTGAAGTATTTGAAGCTCcaatgaatgcaagaagagacTATTTAATGGAACTCATAATATGcagtaaatttatattaataattaataataagagaaggatataattgattttgcttttttttgaaaagacaTTTAGGTATTTAAATTTGGTTtttcattgtattaaatttCCTTTGAGCAACTATATATACATGTACGAAGTACGTTTCCAAATGTAATCTTTTTATAACGACATCATTTATCtgcatatttaaattttccgaTGTTATAGCGAAATATTGTTGAAACATAATGTAATGTGTTAATCTTATAcgtaaagaatttttttttcatggtaattaattaatgataataacttaattactattaaatatatatttttggtgaCATTTAGCACATTTGGTAAATatccctaaaacctaaaacGACATTGAATTTAATGACAATCAACTAATgtcaataaaattttttaataatacttATTTATTACCGCTAATAGGTGTTTTCGTTAATACTGGACAGTGGAGGAGAATGCTCATTAGTGATAATATTCAATAGAATGACGAATCAATTTTCTTACTAAAAAACAACAGTATGcaaaaagtttttcaaaatttctttttggtTGCATTAACGAACAgtatcttaataaaaatagattGTATTATCACtatacaattaattttttctataatgaCATCATTTGTTTGCATATTTTTCTGAATGTTATAGTGAAATACTGTTATAACATATGTCAACACTTAGATCCATCATAATGTTATAGGAGTTGATTGTTAAAGAGATGTTAGATGATACCACATGAAGGTAGTAACATGAGTAACAATATTGAGTCTGGTAATTGGAACGAATACAATCTAAATCCTTTAACGAGGATTCATTAAAGGGCACATCCAGtgccaacaatcaatgataatttCAGCTCCAATAGCGtatatcaaaattatagatCGCGAATTCATTCAAGTAGGAGCAGGATCATACTCATACTAAAGAACCTCCTTTATAAGTCTTTcggtgagagcttttgggagACCCATCACGCTATCAGTCGAGCCAACCTGCCCAGATAAAAaacattttgcaaaatatgGTATTAATATTATGCAGATTTTTCGATATCAGATGAACTTTATTAAGTACTAAAAGTTTAGGTCTCTATAAAGGCAAAGGGTCAAACAAACAAATGTTAACACCATCACGACTATGATTTACGTTGGGTTATATTAGAGAGAGAGGTGATGGTGTAACACTTACAACTTCCTTAATATAAGGCAAAACGAGAGGATGTTCAATTATCAAGCCACCAGCTGCATAAAGAACTATCCCTTCCTCAATCTGATGGGAAAAAAAAAGATCGTAAGACAGAGACTACAGCATCCATCATTTGATATGATCAATAACTAACAATTCAGATGAAAGTTATACCAGTTTATCTATGACTTGATCTGGTATGTCGTGGAAATAAATCTGCAATCAGAAGAAATGTCATTACTCTTCCTAGatgagtgaaaaataaaaacaaaagcgATTATGCTGAACATCTCAAGGCTCAAGCAGTTCGTGTACACATTTGACTCAGCAAATATTGTGGATATCTGAATAAATTGTTGAAGAACTCAATAGGTCCATCTACCACTCGTTTGTGCTTTCCGGTAACACGCTTAAAACACTTGATTAAGCTAAGCAGAGCATAGGACAACGTTTCCCAGGATCATTGACAATAGGTGCTTTTAGATGTAATAATCTTGAGAAGCTAAGAATGTGGTATTGAATATGTGGGAAAGAGAAATTTGTAGAGTGTCATCAATATTTCAACATCATTTCAGGAGTTATCGATTTTTTCTTCAGTCCACAAATACAAATACGTAATTCCAATTCCACCCAACTTCTACTCTCCACCAAATCATCCCTGCATAACTTATCTATTGAATGGCTATTGGGAATTGGAACCTTGTGAAGTATCCAATAAGCCTACCCAACGCGTAGAAGTCATTCATCACTGCTGAACTTTTTAAACTATTATTTATCAAGATTTAGAATAAGAGGTACGCATTGCAACAATTTGAGATAGGAAGTAGACACAAACCCattgaaaaaaactaaaactaaaaagcCATATAGACCCATTTGATAATTGAAAATGAGAGAAATCAACAGAGGTACCTCGACTTTGTCCCACTCTCCTCTTCTGCTTCCTGTTGTCAGGTTCGTGACAAGAACAGAACTCACGGTTGCTGCCTGTCCATTGGCGTAATCTGCAAGTTGACAGCGTAAGACTAGCAGAATTATAAAACTAATATAGTAAGAAATTGATTAAAGCAATGGCAAACCTTTCATGAACTGACGTGCTTCTGCTTCACTGGATGGTTTTTCCCTGATCACACCTTCATAGACCACCACCTCCAGATCATTTCAAGTTAGGATAAGATCATTAACATAGAAAAGCGCACACATCAATAAATGGCAGAAAACAGAGAATACTGGGAGTACATGTCTAGACACCAATCAgatcttcttccttttttttctaatgATGGTGGTGCTTGGCCAGCTTGTGTGCGCCCCGACAATTCCACTATACTTTCTATCTCCCACCCGCACAGGTAATGGATAAATCTACCCACTAAGGGTTAGGAAGATacgaagaaatcacctagtatTTTTCCCTACATTGGGGTTGGGGTTGGGATTTGAACATGATACCTCATAGTTCTccccacttcattgaccactacgTCAAACCGTTGAGTGCTCTACACTAGTCAAATCTTGACAATGGACTTCGAAGGAAGATAGTATTATCTCAGTGAAATATTGTTATCAATTCATGCAAAAGGAATGAAGGATTGTATAATTTAGATTAGCTCTTTGAAAAGGCACCACTTTATGCTCAAAAGAAGATGAGACAGGTATTATATTTGAACCAAACACCTCAAGTAACATAGTAAATTTTAGCTGGGAGAAAAACGAAATGAAAACAAAGATGATGTAATGGTAAAAAACATTATAGTAAGTCAATAACGGATATTTAACCGTAAACGATGAGAAGAACAGAAATTAAGTATACTTGATCACACGTAATTAGAAGTGTTGACTCGGCATCCCCTTCGGATTCTCCAATTGAAACCCTTGGTATGATGGCTTCTGCCTGATTATAGTTCCAGCTATTCAGGTTAATGCCAATTATGATGTATGCTTTGAAACTATATAGCAAAGTCCAATAAATGCAAAGAATTTATCatgtgaaaaaagaaaaactgtAAAATTATGCAAGCTTGTGGACATCACAATTATCCTCCAATATCCCAACAAGaaattgaatcattttgaaagaACAGAAAAGGACCGGTACAAAGCATAAAAGCAAGAAAAACAATACAATAAAAGGCAGAAAATTTTATTGTCATTCAAAATCGCGGGCAGAAATAACATACTATAGGTCTCATTTCATAAAATAGAAGACAGAAAAATAACTTTTGGTGGGGAGATTGAAAAGGCAAAAGAGGCAAGACATACTGTGTCAGCTGCAA includes:
- the LOC107015541 gene encoding protein RADIALIS-like 3, producing MATNSTWSHHQNKLFENALAIYDTDTPDRWRKLANAVGGKTEEEVKNHYEKLVEDIKRIESGNIPLPNYNGGRNNKGYNFMDEEQRLKYLKLQ
- the LOC107015539 gene encoding maf-like protein DDB_G0281937 isoform X2; protein product: MEANAPQFKLILGSSSTARKKILGDMGYEFTTMSADIDEKAIRKEKPEDLVMALAEAKADAIISKFRKTENPEKVLNPTILVAADTVVVYEGVIREKPSSEAEARQFMKDYANGQAATVSSVLVTNLTTGSRRGEWDKVEIYFHDIPDQVIDKLIEEGIVLYAAGGLIIEHPLVLPYIKEVVGSTDSVMGLPKALTERLIKEVL
- the LOC107015539 gene encoding maf-like protein DDB_G0281937 isoform X1; translation: MEANAPQFKLILGSSSTARKKILGDMGYEFTTMSADIDEKAIRKEKPEDLVMALAEAKADAIISKFRKTENPEKVLNPTILVAADTAEAIIPRVSIGESEGDAESTLLITCDQVVVYEGVIREKPSSEAEARQFMKDYANGQAATVSSVLVTNLTTGSRRGEWDKVEIYFHDIPDQVIDKLIEEGIVLYAAGGLIIEHPLVLPYIKEVVGSTDSVMGLPKALTERLIKEVL
- the LOC107015539 gene encoding maf-like protein DDB_G0281937 isoform X3; the encoded protein is MEANAPQFKLILGSSSTARKKILGDMGYEFTTMSADIDEKAIRKEKPEDLVMALAEAKAEAIIPRVSIGESEGDAESTLLITCDQVVVYEGVIREKPSSEAEARQFMKDYANGQAATVSSVLVTNLTTGSRRGEWDKVEIYFHDIPDQVIDKLIEEGIVLYAAGGLIIEHPLVLPYIKEVVGSTDSVMGLPKALTERLIKEVL